One window from the genome of Garra rufa chromosome 1, GarRuf1.0, whole genome shotgun sequence encodes:
- the LOC141320996 gene encoding uncharacterized protein, whose translation MVFIKEESEDMKIEEEFRVKHEDTEEQTDLMLLKEESEELNEIEDKYQYKKHDFTGENLFSCSQTEETTQKTAQKEGSRSNFICQQCGKMFTKKESLEIHLRVHTGEKPYTCHQCGKSFSQQRNLKAHMSAHTGRRDFSCQQCAKRFTRRGTLNRHNRIHTGEKPYTCSQCGLSFTQNGTLSRHMRIHTGEKPYTCKLCGNSYNQKGALITHMRIHNGDKPYTCQHCGKSFSLKRNLEAHMKIHTGEKPYTCLQCGLSFTQKGSLNRHENSHWRKALHLQTVEIVSIKKEPL comes from the exons atggtgtttattaaagaggagagtgaagacatgaagattgaagaagaaTTCAGAGTCaagcatgaagatactgaggaacaaacag ACCTGATGCTGCTGAAAGAGGAAAGCGAAGAACTAAATGAAATAGAAGACAAATATCAGTACAAGAAACATGATTTCACTGGAGAAAATTTGTTTAGTTGCTCACAAACTGAAGAGACTACACAAAAGACAGCTCAAAAGGAAGGATCTAGAAGtaatttcatctgccaacagtgtggaaaaatgtTCACTAAAAAAGAAAGCCTTGAAATCCAtttaagagttcacactggagagaagccttacacctgccatcagtgtggaaagagtttctctcaACAGAGAAACCTCAAAGCCCACATGAGCGCTCACACTGGAAGGAGAGATTTTAGCTGCCAACAATGTGCAAAACGTTTCACAAGAAGAGGAACTCTTAATAGGCACaacagaattcacactggagagaaaccttacacctgctctcaatgtggactaagtttcactcaaaatggAACCCTTagcaggcacatgagaattcacaccggagaaaagccttacacctgcaaactgtgtggaaatagTTACAATCAAAAAGGAGCCCTTATAACCCACATGAGAATCCATAACGGAgacaagccttacacctgccaacattgtggaaagagtttctcccTAAAGAGAAATCTTGAagcccacatgaaaattcacactggagagaagccttacacctgccttCAATGTGGACTAAGTTTCACTcagaaaggaagccttaacagacatgagaattcacactggagaaaagccttacacctgcaaactgtaGAAATAGTTTCAATCAAAAAGGAGCCCTTATAA